AAAGCGGGCGCCGGCATCATGTCGGCGCTGGTTTCCCCATTGCCTACGCACCTGCAACCCTAACAATGTCGGAAGTCTATTCGGCTGCCGTTCGCTCGCGAAGACCGCAGGATACCGGCGCATCGACGGTGCCGATCCACAAATCCAGAAAGCGATCCAGCCAAGCCTTCACCGCCGCATCATAGATATAGCGTCCCGCGAAGTGGTCTCCGCGTTGCTGCGCACCGGGCAAAGACATGCGCGGCGCGCCTTTGGTCGTCCAGCGAACGAGCATTGAATGGGTCAGTTCCGGGTGAAACTGGATGCCGAACGCGTTGGTGCCATAACGAATGGCCTGATTGGCATAGGTCGGTCCGGACGCCAGCAAGTCGCAAGACGCAGGCAAGTCGAAACCTTCCCGGTGCCACTGGTAGACCTTTTTGGGCCAGGTCATCAGTATTTCACCTGCAGCTGTCGGCTGAAGCGGATAGTAGCCGATCTCGACAAGCTCATCCCGATGAGAGGAAACGGTGCCGCCCAGCTGTTTCACCATCATCTGCGCTCCAAGGCAGATACCGAGAAACGGCTTTTGCTCACGCAGTGGCACTTTGATCCAGTCGATTTCCTTGAGAACAAAGCCGTCCGGATCATTCGCGCTCATCGGTCCGCCGAAAATGACGGCCCCAGCATGGTCGGACATGGTCTCCGGTAGGCTGTCCCCGAAGCGAGGCTTTCGGACATCCAGCGCAAATCCACGCTTGACCAGTTCCTGACCGACACGTCCGGAGGAAGAATTCTCCTGATGCAGAACGATCAGAATTTTTGGTCGGGAAGAGCGCGTAAAGGATTCCAGTCTCATGGCATTAAAGTGTAGCCCATTTTGAAGATCGGTCGAGCCTTTTCGCACGTTCATATCAATGTTCGAACTCATTAGTGCGCGCGAGCACGCAGCAAACGAGGTCCTTGCACCGCCATCAACGTCGATCAGTCGCCCAGCCTTAAGAGCCTTCACCGCTTTCAGGCGCTGTTTTGGCGACCTTTTGTCGAAGCACCATGCGGTCCCGCGTGGAAATGCCAAGCAACTCGGCCACTCGCCAGATTGTGTTGTCCTCAAATTCGTGGACATGGCCGTCAGCATAGACGATTTCCCACATCATCTCCACGATCGCCAAACGTTCACTCTCGTCTGTGGACCGCTTGAGCACTGAGGTAAAGCCGTAAAGATCGACCGCTTCGCTGTCGCGCTGCTTCGCAGCCTTGATCAGTTCGGTCGTCTCTGCATCATCCAGCCCGTAGTGGGCCTGCAAAATTTCCCGCAGTTTTTGACTTTCCGCGTCCTCAATCACCCCATCAACGTCGATCAGGTGAAAAAGAAGGGCGGCAGCCGCAAGACGTTTGTCGTCTTCGGCAAATTTTACTTTGCCGCTGTCGCCGGTAGTTACTTCACGAAGGAATTGTTTGAAGGCAGTGAGCATGAATAACGTCCGACCAGAATATGTGTTTCTTCACGACCGGCCAAGCATATAACCAAGCCGTCCGCATCTGAAGCTAAGAGTTCGCTCCCAGCAAGGCTAACAGACTTTATGAGCTAAGGGTTCGTTCTAGGTTTACAACATTCGAAATTTTACAAAGTTCTCAATTCGCAGCGCCGACTCCCTGTTTTGAACAATTCTAATCTATTGTTTTTTCTGCGTTTTATACTTGACTTAGATATTCATAAAATGATTTCTGCCGCTAGGAGATTTCGGGCGCGAAAGACCTCAGGAGACACCGGCATGACCCGATCGGCATCGCCAATCGACATTCAGGAACGAGCGGAATGGCTCGTGGTCGAGGGTGTGCGCCGGTACATGACAGGGTTCTCGACCGGCGACATCAGCTGCTGGGAAATGGCCTGGGACCTTTATGTCGGCGAACTTGGCAAGAGCCGCGCCCGCCGACCAGTATCGGAGCTTTCCTGCTACACCCGCGCCCTCAACACCTATGGGGCACGCCATTTCTGCCTCTTCCCGTATGAATGCAAAAAGCTGTGTCAGGACGAGTGTCTCCTGGCCGCTCTTGTCGCAGCGGCGCAGGTCGACGATCCAGACGCAGTTGCGCGCATCAGTGCAGCACTTGTCGCCGAGGAAGGGCTTGAAGAAACGATCTTCGCCGCAACCGAATTTGCCGCATCCCTCAAGGACTGCGGTCTTCTTCTCAAGACGGTCGACCTGTCCAGCATGACCCTGGATGAGTGCCCCTTGAAAAAACTCAACTCTCGATTTCACCACTGACCGCAGCAGCAGCGCGGCCTCCCGACAAAATGAGGAAACTGACCATGAAATCCATCAAGTACGGCCTTCTCGCCGCAACGGCTCTATTCGCAATGCCCGCCTTGGCCGCAACGCCAGCCGACGTCCTGGGTACATACGGCGATGTTGCTGAAGCAACTTTCACCGACTCCCTGGTGACCGCTAAGGAACTCAAGACCGCGATCGATGCTCTCATCGCAAACCCGAGCGATGAAACACTTGCGGCAGCCCGTACGGCCTGGATCGCAGCACGTAACCCTTATCAGCAGACTGAAGCTTACCGCTTCGGCAACGCCATTGTTGATGACTGGGAAGGCAAAGTGAATGCCTGGCCGCTGGACGAAGGCCTGATCGACTATGTTGATGCTTCATATGGCGAAGAATCCGAAGAAAACGCATTCTACGCGGCCAATGTGATCGCAAACGCGAGCCTCAAGGTTGGTGGCGAAACCATCAATGCAACGGAAATCACGCCCGTGTTCCTGGCTGAGCAGCTGCAGGAAGCTGGTGAAGTCGAATCCAACGTCGCAACCGGTTACCACGCCATCGAGTTCCTGCTCTGGGGCCAGGACCTGAACGGAACCGAAGCTGGCGCCGGCAACCGCCCAGCCACCGACTTCGATCCGGCCAACTGCACAAACGGCAATTGCGACCGCCGTGTTGCCTATCTGAAGGCCGCGACCGAGCTTTTGATCACCGATCTTGAAGAAATGGTCGCTGCATGGTCCGACGGTGGCGCAGCACGTGAAGAACTCGGCGCCAAGGGTGAAGCTGGCGGCCTCGCCACCATCCTGACCGGCATGGGCTCCCTGTCCTACGGCGAACTCGCCGGCGAACGCATCAAGCTCGGCCTCATGCTGCATGATCCGGAAGAAGAGCATGACTGCTTCTCCGACAACACCCACATGTCTCACTACAACGACGTTGTCGGCATCCGGAACGTCTACTTCGGCTCTTACAAGAGCGTTGCAGGAAACGACGTTGACGGTGCTTCCATTGCCGATCTCGTCGCCGAGAAGGACGCAGCCCTGGCCGAAGAAATGAAGGCTAAGCTCGACGCCACTCTGGCGGCATTTGAAGTCATGAAGGCACGTGCCGAAGGCGGCGAGGCCTATGACCAGATGATCGGCGAAGGCAACGATGAAGGTAACGCAGTCGTTCAGGCCGTGGTTGACGCACTTGTCGATCAGACCAAGTCCATCGAACGGGTCGTCGAAACTCTGAACCTCGAAGCAATCGCCTTTGAAGGTTCCGACAGCCTCGACAACCCGAACGCTGTGTTCCAGTAAGAACCGTGATCATCGGCGGGCGAATGGACGCAGTGTCCATCCGCCCGCCGGTGTCAGCCTTGATGCCGTGTTAGAATTGGGGCACACGGCGTCAACGAAGAGACGCGAACATAATGGCTACGCACTGACATGACACCGACCAGATGGTGTTTGTCTGCGCTCGCGGCTTTGGCAATTGCCCTGCCCGCCACCGCAGATGAAATCCTGCCCCACAGAGATGACCTGACACCGAAAGACCGCAAGCGCGTCGCACGGATTGTCGCCAACAGCGATGATTTTTCCCAACCGGAACAGTTCGAACCCATGTCCGGGGGTGCTGCAACGTCGCGAAAACGGGTCAATCGGGATTCCTTTTCCCATGCTTCTGCGAACATCACCTTCGAAGAAGAACAGACTTTCAAGGTCGGCAACGGCCTGTTCAAAAAGCTCTGGGTCTCCTCGCCTTCTTCCACTCAGGCTTCGGATGGACTTGGGCCGCTCTACAACGCCCGCTCCTGCCAGGGATGTCATCTGAAAGATGGAAGAGGCCGTCCGCCGCTCCCCGGACACGAAGCTGTCTCCCTTTTTCTACGCCTCTCAGTTCCGGCCCAGACACCGGGGCAGCAAGCGCTTCTTGACACCAAAAAGCTGCTGCGCATTCCCGAGCCGACTTACGGAGGCCAGTTTCAAATCTTTGCGGTGCCAGGCCTAGCCGGCGAGGGCCGCTTTGACATCATGCTCGAAGACATCAGGGTTCCCCTGAATGGTGGCGAAGTCGCCGTGTTGCAAAAGCCCACCTACGTCGTGCGGGATCTCGGCTATGGCCCGATGCATCCCGAGACCCTGATTTCACCCCGTGTGGCTCCACCCATGATCGGCATGGGCCTCTTGGAAGCGATACACCCCGGCGATATCGAACAACTTGCTGACCCGGAAGACCTCGACGGCGACGGTATCTCCGGCAAGGTCAGCGTGGTCCGCGACCCTAAGACCGGAGGCCTGACACAGGGTCGCTTCGGCTGGAAAGCCTCAAACGCCAACGTCCGCGCACAAACTGCCGACGCCTTCTCCGGAGACATCGGCATCGGTTCGCCCGACAAGCCTGCTCCCTGGGGAGACTGCACGCAAAACCAAAGTGCGTGCCGCGAGATGCGCCATGGTGAGCAGGAACGCCTTGGCTCAACCGAAGCGCCGGATCCGGTCCTGGATCTGGTTACATTCTATTCTGAAAACCTCGCTGTCCCCGCCCGCCGCAACGCTGACGATCCTGTGGTTCTAAAGGGCAAGGAGGTTTTCCATCAATCCGGATGCACCAGCTGCCATCAACCCAAATTCGTGACCAGTCGAAAGGCCGCGAATAAAGCGCACCGCTTTCAGTTGATCTGGCCTTATTCCGATTTGCTTCTGCATGACATGGGCGAAGGACTGGCCGATGGTCGGCCCGTTGGAGACGCTTCGGGACGCGAATGGCGCACGCCTCCGCTTTGGGGCATTGGCCTCACGGAAACAGTCAATGGCCACACCCGCTTTCTCCATGACGGCAGAGCACGCAGTCTGCTTGAAGCCGTTCTGTGGCATGGTGGCGAGGCAGAGACCGCTCGAAATGCCGTAGTCGCCCTTGAGCCTGATGATCGCGCCGCCCTGATCCGCTTCCTGGAGTCCCTTTGATGCGCAACTTTCTGATCGCCGCCGCCATTCTGTCCACGGCCTGCTTTGAGACGGGCACGGCATTGGCCGCCGATGCCCACACAGCCAATGTCAGGCAAGTCATCGAGGGCTATATCCGCCCCGCGACCAGCACGTTTGCAAGACAGGCAAGCACCTTGCCACCGACGATCGAAGCTCTTTGCACAACGGCAACCGCGCAGACCAAGGCGGATTTTGTCAATGGATATCGCGAGGTCGTGACAGCGTTCGGGGGCATCAGCTTTCTGCGCTTTGGTCCGACGATTGAAGACCATCGCCTCGACAGCCTGGCGTTCATGCCTGACGCGAGAGGTATCGCCCAGCGGCAGATTCGCAGGACCTTCGCCAAGAAGGATCCGTCGATCACCGACCCAAGCCAGCTTTCCGACAAGAGTGTCGCATTGCAAGGCCTTACAGCGCTGCAGCTCATTGCCTTCAGCAAGGGCGGTGAGGTCGTGCTCGGTGATGCCGGCGAAAACCGCGACTACATCTGCGGCTATGCCTCCGCGATCGCCCAAAATGTCGCCCGCATCGCAGCAGAAATTGCGACCGACTGGCAGGACGAGAACGGCTACAGCGCCCGATTGCTCAATCCCGGTCCGGACAACGGCCAGATCCGAACGTCGAAGGAAGCCATAGAGACCATCTTCAACGCGCTTGTGACCGGCCTGATCATCGTCAAGGATCAAGAGCTCCTGCCAACACTTGGCACTGAAATCAAGAAAGCCAAGGCGCATCGCCTACCCTTTTCACGCTCAGGCGATGGCAGGGCCTATCTGATTGCGGAATTGCAAGGTATCGAGGCGGCCCTGCGCGCTGCGCATTTTGAACCGGATCTGGACGAGGAATTCAGCTGGATCCCGGGCTCGATCCACTTTGAATTCGCAAATGGAATCGCCAACCTTGAGGCGATCGATGCGCCAATCCGTCAATCGTTGAAGGACGGAAACACTTACCAAAAACTAAGTCTGCTGGTCATCACCATCAACAGCCTGCGCGACACCATCGCCCTCGAGCTGGCAGGTGCACTTGGCCTTTCAGGAGGCTTCAATGCTCTGGACGGCGACTAACCGCACACCCTTTTCCCGCCGTGCTTTTCTGGCAGGACTTGGTGGCCTCGCGGCGCTGGCTGGCACCAGTCTCAGCCAGAGCGCCCTCGCGGAAGGGCTCCTGGACCGCACACAACTGGATGTTCCACTCTTCGTCAGCCCACGCCGTGAAGCGGATGGCTCCTTCGCCCTTTCGATCGTGGATGATGCCGGCCAAGATCTTGCCCGCGTGCCCTTGCCGGGCCGCGGTCATGGCATGGCGATTTCGCCGGACAAGAGCCGACTGATGGCCTTTGCACGCCGCCCCGGCACTTTCGCGCTGCTGATTGATCCCTATCAGCGGAAAGAACCGCAGGTTCTGAGTTCAATCCCCGGTCGGCACTTCTATGGACACGGCTGCTTTTCCGCGGACGGCCGCCTCGTCTACGCCGTCGAGAATGATTATGAGGCAGTGCGCGGCGTCATAGGGGTCTATGACGTCAGCGGCAGCGAAATCCAGCGCATTGGAGAGCTCGAAACCGGCGGCATTGGGCCGCATGATCTGCTTCTGACCGACGACGGCAAGAGCCTGGTCGTCGCCAACGGTGGCATACAAACCCACCCCGGCAAACCTCGCGAGAAACTGAACATCGACACCATGACGCCGTCAGTCGTCTATCTCGACCTGAATAATGGCGACCTTCTTGCAAGTCATGCCCTTGAGAAGGACCTGCACCAGCTCTCTCTTCGGCATATGGCAATGGACAGCATGGGTCAGGTCTGGGTCGGTGGGCAATTCGAGGGTGATCTCTCGCTCACGCCTCCGCTGGTCGCCAGAATGACCCGTGACGAATCGCCCCGACTAACCGAAATCCCTGACCCAATCGCCTCCGGCCTCGAGAGCTATATCGGCTCAGTCGTTGCAAATGCGAGCGGAGACATTGTTGCCACCTCGGCCCCACGCGGCGGCAAGGTCATGTTCTGGTCGGCTGCAACCGGAGAGCTCCTCGGCACTCAGGATGTCATCGATGGCTGCGGCCTTGCTCCGATCGACGAAAGCGCTTTCCTGATTTCTGACGGCAGGGGCGGACTAAGCTACCTTGAGGAGCCAAGCTCCTACCCGGAGGTGCTCGCCCGTCCTGCAGGTGTTGCGTGGGACAACCACATGTTCGCGCTCTAGTCAGCCGAACAAAAGAAAAGCCCCAACGGCAATCCGCTGGGGCTCTTTCAGTTCAGAATTGACGAAAGATCAGTAGTCGCCAAGTTTCATGTCAGGCGTATAATCGCCTGGGACATCCTTTGTCACGGCCTGTCCACACATAGTGCGGCCACGCTCAGCGTCGAAGGTGAGAGATGGCGAACCCGAAAGTTCCCATCCCTTGTTCAGCGCCTGGGTCACACGATGACAGAATTCGCTGTCGTCCGGACCGGTGATAAAACGATAGAGTTTCATGATCTCACTCAAGCTTTTGAATGAGCAGCAATCGCATCGGCAATAGCGATGGATCGCAGCCCCATATCCGCATGTAAGCGTTCCACCATCTTCCCGTCCACCTGGATTGCACCCTTGTTGGCATTTTCAGGCAGCTCAAACAGATCGTTGATCTTCCGGGCCCAGGCGATTTCTTCCTCCGACGGACTGAAAGCCGCATGACAGGCTTCGATCTGCTTCGGGTGTATCAACGTCTTGCCGTCCATACCCATCTCGACGCCCTGCGCGCACTCCGCGTCAAATCCTTCCAGATCATTGAAGGCGTTGTAGACACCGTCGAGAATATCGATCCCAACCGTGCGCGCCGCAGCAACACATGTCATCAACCAGGGCATCATGACCGCACGCCCGGGATTCAGTTGGGCACGCGTTTCCTTTGCCAAGTCATTGGTGCCCATGACGAAACACGACAGACGCACTTCCGGGTCACGGCCGCAGGCACCGATCGCAGCAGCATTCAACATCGCAAGCGGCGTCTCCATCATTGCCCATAGCTTGATGCCTGCGGACGCCTGACCAAGTGCCAATCTGTGTGCGACCTGCTGCAAATCAGCAGGCGTGTTCACCTTGGGAACGAGGATAGCATCAGGGCCTGCCTTTATCGCTGCGGCCAGGTCCTCGTCAGCCCAAGGCGTGTCGAGGGCATTGATCCGGATCACGACCTCACGTTCGCCATAGCCACCGCCGGAAACGGCTGAGACAATCTGATCGCGTGCCGTAGCCTTCGAATCCGGCGCAACCGCGTCCTCAAGATCCAGAATAAGACAATCAACGTCGAGTGTTTTCGCCTTTTCCAAGGCCCGTGCGTTTGATCCCGGCATATAGAGAGCGGATCGGCGCGGCTTGTAGGAATGGGTCATGAGAAAACTCCCGGACATGTCGTCTATTGCTTTGCAGCACGCTACAGGCAGCACCCGGCCTTTTCCACTCGCCTTTTGGATCACTCCAAGTTCAAAACTGCAGCTCAAGGCGAGCGGCGGAAAATCATGTCTTTGGCTGCAATCAACGCGCCAACGGTGATGGCAATACAGGCTAGGGAAACGGAAAGCGTAAACGACCCAAAGCCGAATGCGATCAGCAACAGGGTCGAGAGCAAGGGCGCAGAATAGGCAGCAGCTCCCAATACCTGAATATCACCTCGTTTGACGCCGATATCCCAGGTAAAAAAGGCCAGACCAACCGGAAACAAGCCGAGAGCTGCCACAGACATCCATTCCGTCGCTTGTGAAGGCCAAACGGTTTCTTCCAGGAAGACATGGCACACGGCGGACAAGAGAGCAGTCATCAGGCAAAACCCTGCGACAGCTTCTGTCGGCACCTCACCCAGGCGCCGGGAAAGAACCGAATAGGTGGACCAGAACAAGCAAGACGTTACCGCAGCCCCATAACCAAGAGCCGATCCTCCTGCAAATGACAAACCCTCACCGCCCGTGATTAGCAGCGCAGCTCCAAACAACCCTAACAAGGTACCAATAACGTGATGAAACCTAAGGCTTTCTCCCGGTAGAAGAGCCGAGAATACCACAATCAACAAGGGCCACATGTAATTGATCAGATTGGCGTCAACAGGTGGCGCGTTGCGGATCGCAGTGAAATAGAAAAAATGGAAGCCGAACAGCCCGATCGTGCCAAATGCCCAGACTTTGAGTGGCTGCTTCATCAGCGACAGCTTGCCTCGAATGGCAAGCCAAATGATAGCTAGACAACCGGAAAGACCAAAGCAGAGCGCATTGAGTAGAAATGGCGGGACAGATCCTGAGCCAGCTCCAAACAATCCAAGCGTCGCCCACATAAGCACGGCGCTCAATCCGATGATCGTTGCCCGCATACGGGCAGCTTCTGCAGTCATGATGGATCTTTCAGAAAAGGATCTTTGGCGGGTAAGGGATCCGTACCCGAAATGAGGTCAACATCATATATACGACAATCGTCACAACGCCTACCGACCGGTTCTGCTTGATTATATGACGCGTTTCAGGACATCTTGCAGGCATCAAATTGGACCGCAAAGATCCGGAGACACCATGAGCAAAACGGAAATCAAGGCCCTCAGCTCGGCAGACGCTCACAAGCTTGCTCCACTGATTGCCGAGAATGCACAGGCCTTGAAGCGCGGTGCCCCTCGGCGCCCGGACGAATTTTACGCAGAACGGATTCTTGCCGACAAAACCGCGGAAGTAATTGGTGCCTATGAGGGTGATCAACTGATTGGATTCTCGGTGTTTTTCGATCTTCCAGAACTGATCACCGGGCTGCGGATCGGCCAGTTGGACGATATCTACGTTCTACCGAGCTTCCGCAATCAGGGCGTCGGCCGAAAGATGATCGAGTCCCTGGAAGCCGAAGGCAAGAAGCGAGGCTGGTTGCACCTGCGCTGGCTTGTGCGCGACAAGGAAGCACCGGCCGTTGCACTTTACGAAAAGATCGCGGAGCCGGACCGTGTGCGCAGCTACATCATCCCGATCGACCGGGTTGCTGGAAGCTGACGTAGCGTTCTATCTCCCGCCAAAGGAAATTGGCGGGAGAACGCCCAGGGGCAAAAATCCCAGATTAACCTGGCCATCGCGCAGGTTCAAAGGCAGGCGAATCATTGACCGGCCGTTCTCATCGGCTGTCCGCTGCCCAAACGACAGTGCGGCTCCGCGCATGGCATCCAGGCTGGGAGCCGCTTCTGGAAAGATCGACGCTACAAACATCGCCAGCTGGTCCACTCCCGCAAGAGAAAGATCCACCTTTCCCGAAAGCCGTCCATCCCGGTCCAACACAAGATCACCCGTCGCGGTAACGGCCATTTCCTGATTGCCAATGGAGGCCCACGCCAGACGGAACGGCAGGGATCCGTCGGACGACCGCCTCAGGCTATCGATGGGCGCGCCTTGTAGAAGGGTCATGCCATCTTCCAGTTGCAGATGCAATTTCGCATCCAGCGGTTCAGGAAGAGAGGGCAGCAAGTCTGAATCGGCCCGATTAAGTGAAACAAACACTTCCAGAGTTTCCAGCGCGCCGGGGAGGGGCCTTAGATGAAATGAGGCACCATCGGCCAGCAGACCAGCCTCAGGCCGCGATCCGGCCAGAGCCAAGGAGACATTTTCGATCACCACATCGACCTGCTCGATGGAGGAGGTCGAATAGATGACGCTCGAGCGCGCACTCTCCCAGTGCGCCTCGCCCGTCAATCCGGTCAGCGGATCTTCAAACCGGGCCGGGCCGGCCGCTTCCGCAATGACATGCCAAGGATTGTAGACAAGAGCGACGGTTCTCAGCGCGTTGAAGTCCGTCGTTCGCCCCCGCGAATCGGCAAAAGCTGGTTCCGCGCAGCTGACTTCAAAGCGAAATGGAAAGCCGCCGATCGGCATGTCCGAACACGAAATGGTCTGTCCAGTCTGACCGAGCCGGGCAATCTGGTGATCGATCTGCTCACGCAGCACACCACGCATGTAGAACCAGGCACCGCTCCACAACAAAATGGTCACCAGAACCGCCGCTGCGAGCAAGATGTAACGGATCTTCAAGTTGCGCTTTGGCCCTGCATCCAAGACGGTTCTCCCATTTCAGTCAGTCGATCGTTGCGGTTCACGGTTCTGTTTCCCATCTCTGCATTGCAAGCGGCAGACGCCATTGTTATTCGAACGTCTTGGACCGCAATACAAAGGACGGATATGAGCGATTTCTGGGTGTTTGGCTATGGTTCTTTGATGTGGAACCCCGGCTTTGATCATACAAGAAGCCAACAAGCCCTGTTGCGTGGCGCCCATCGCTCTCTATGTGTCTACTCCTGGGTCCATCGCGGAACGGAAGAAAGACCTGGCCTTGTCTTTGGCCTTGATCGCGGCGGCGCCTGTCGCGGCATGGCCTACAAGGTATCAGCTTCGGACCGGGATCAGACCATCGAATATCTGCGCGCCCGCGAACAGGTGACCATGGTCTACCTTGAAGCCTGGCGTAGGATCACATTGCAAGACGGCGAAACCGTGAATGCGCTGACCTATATGGTCGACCGGAAACATCCCCAATACGCAGGCGCTCTACCGCTGGACGAACAGCTCGGCATCGTTATGGAGGCCGTCGGCAAATCCGGCCGAAATCCGGAATATGTTCTGAACACGGCCAGCCAT
This sequence is a window from Labrenzia sp. CE80. Protein-coding genes within it:
- a CDS encoding glutamine amidotransferase; this encodes MRLESFTRSSRPKILIVLHQENSSSGRVGQELVKRGFALDVRKPRFGDSLPETMSDHAGAVIFGGPMSANDPDGFVLKEIDWIKVPLREQKPFLGICLGAQMMVKQLGGTVSSHRDELVEIGYYPLQPTAAGEILMTWPKKVYQWHREGFDLPASCDLLASGPTYANQAIRYGTNAFGIQFHPELTHSMLVRWTTKGAPRMSLPGAQQRGDHFAGRYIYDAAVKAWLDRFLDLWIGTVDAPVSCGLRERTAAE
- a CDS encoding TerB family tellurite resistance protein, whose protein sequence is MLTAFKQFLREVTTGDSGKVKFAEDDKRLAAAALLFHLIDVDGVIEDAESQKLREILQAHYGLDDAETTELIKAAKQRDSEAVDLYGFTSVLKRSTDESERLAIVEMMWEIVYADGHVHEFEDNTIWRVAELLGISTRDRMVLRQKVAKTAPESGEGS
- a CDS encoding DUF1737 domain-containing protein gives rise to the protein MKLYRFITGPDDSEFCHRVTQALNKGWELSGSPSLTFDAERGRTMCGQAVTKDVPGDYTPDMKLGDY
- a CDS encoding gamma-glutamylcyclotransferase — its product is MSDFWVFGYGSLMWNPGFDHTRSQQALLRGAHRSLCVYSWVHRGTEERPGLVFGLDRGGACRGMAYKVSASDRDQTIEYLRAREQVTMVYLEAWRRITLQDGETVNALTYMVDRKHPQYAGALPLDEQLGIVMEAVGKSGRNPEYVLNTASHLGELGIRDHNVAWLASRLDETR
- a CDS encoding EamA family transporter translates to MTAEAARMRATIIGLSAVLMWATLGLFGAGSGSVPPFLLNALCFGLSGCLAIIWLAIRGKLSLMKQPLKVWAFGTIGLFGFHFFYFTAIRNAPPVDANLINYMWPLLIVVFSALLPGESLRFHHVIGTLLGLFGAALLITGGEGLSFAGGSALGYGAAVTSCLFWSTYSVLSRRLGEVPTEAVAGFCLMTALLSAVCHVFLEETVWPSQATEWMSVAALGLFPVGLAFFTWDIGVKRGDIQVLGAAAYSAPLLSTLLLIAFGFGSFTLSVSLACIAITVGALIAAKDMIFRRSP
- a CDS encoding imelysin family protein, whose protein sequence is MKSIKYGLLAATALFAMPALAATPADVLGTYGDVAEATFTDSLVTAKELKTAIDALIANPSDETLAAARTAWIAARNPYQQTEAYRFGNAIVDDWEGKVNAWPLDEGLIDYVDASYGEESEENAFYAANVIANASLKVGGETINATEITPVFLAEQLQEAGEVESNVATGYHAIEFLLWGQDLNGTEAGAGNRPATDFDPANCTNGNCDRRVAYLKAATELLITDLEEMVAAWSDGGAAREELGAKGEAGGLATILTGMGSLSYGELAGERIKLGLMLHDPEEEHDCFSDNTHMSHYNDVVGIRNVYFGSYKSVAGNDVDGASIADLVAEKDAALAEEMKAKLDATLAAFEVMKARAEGGEAYDQMIGEGNDEGNAVVQAVVDALVDQTKSIERVVETLNLEAIAFEGSDSLDNPNAVFQ
- a CDS encoding imelysin family protein, encoding MRNFLIAAAILSTACFETGTALAADAHTANVRQVIEGYIRPATSTFARQASTLPPTIEALCTTATAQTKADFVNGYREVVTAFGGISFLRFGPTIEDHRLDSLAFMPDARGIAQRQIRRTFAKKDPSITDPSQLSDKSVALQGLTALQLIAFSKGGEVVLGDAGENRDYICGYASAIAQNVARIAAEIATDWQDENGYSARLLNPGPDNGQIRTSKEAIETIFNALVTGLIIVKDQELLPTLGTEIKKAKAHRLPFSRSGDGRAYLIAELQGIEAALRAAHFEPDLDEEFSWIPGSIHFEFANGIANLEAIDAPIRQSLKDGNTYQKLSLLVITINSLRDTIALELAGALGLSGGFNALDGD
- a CDS encoding DUF1513 domain-containing protein → MLWTATNRTPFSRRAFLAGLGGLAALAGTSLSQSALAEGLLDRTQLDVPLFVSPRREADGSFALSIVDDAGQDLARVPLPGRGHGMAISPDKSRLMAFARRPGTFALLIDPYQRKEPQVLSSIPGRHFYGHGCFSADGRLVYAVENDYEAVRGVIGVYDVSGSEIQRIGELETGGIGPHDLLLTDDGKSLVVANGGIQTHPGKPREKLNIDTMTPSVVYLDLNNGDLLASHALEKDLHQLSLRHMAMDSMGQVWVGGQFEGDLSLTPPLVARMTRDESPRLTEIPDPIASGLESYIGSVVANASGDIVATSAPRGGKVMFWSAATGELLGTQDVIDGCGLAPIDESAFLISDGRGGLSYLEEPSSYPEVLARPAGVAWDNHMFAL
- a CDS encoding CoA ester lyase, whose protein sequence is MTHSYKPRRSALYMPGSNARALEKAKTLDVDCLILDLEDAVAPDSKATARDQIVSAVSGGGYGEREVVIRINALDTPWADEDLAAAIKAGPDAILVPKVNTPADLQQVAHRLALGQASAGIKLWAMMETPLAMLNAAAIGACGRDPEVRLSCFVMGTNDLAKETRAQLNPGRAVMMPWLMTCVAAARTVGIDILDGVYNAFNDLEGFDAECAQGVEMGMDGKTLIHPKQIEACHAAFSPSEEEIAWARKINDLFELPENANKGAIQVDGKMVERLHADMGLRSIAIADAIAAHSKA
- a CDS encoding di-heme oxidoredictase family protein — its product is MTPTRWCLSALAALAIALPATADEILPHRDDLTPKDRKRVARIVANSDDFSQPEQFEPMSGGAATSRKRVNRDSFSHASANITFEEEQTFKVGNGLFKKLWVSSPSSTQASDGLGPLYNARSCQGCHLKDGRGRPPLPGHEAVSLFLRLSVPAQTPGQQALLDTKKLLRIPEPTYGGQFQIFAVPGLAGEGRFDIMLEDIRVPLNGGEVAVLQKPTYVVRDLGYGPMHPETLISPRVAPPMIGMGLLEAIHPGDIEQLADPEDLDGDGISGKVSVVRDPKTGGLTQGRFGWKASNANVRAQTADAFSGDIGIGSPDKPAPWGDCTQNQSACREMRHGEQERLGSTEAPDPVLDLVTFYSENLAVPARRNADDPVVLKGKEVFHQSGCTSCHQPKFVTSRKAANKAHRFQLIWPYSDLLLHDMGEGLADGRPVGDASGREWRTPPLWGIGLTETVNGHTRFLHDGRARSLLEAVLWHGGEAETARNAVVALEPDDRAALIRFLESL
- a CDS encoding GNAT family N-acetyltransferase encodes the protein MSKTEIKALSSADAHKLAPLIAENAQALKRGAPRRPDEFYAERILADKTAEVIGAYEGDQLIGFSVFFDLPELITGLRIGQLDDIYVLPSFRNQGVGRKMIESLEAEGKKRGWLHLRWLVRDKEAPAVALYEKIAEPDRVRSYIIPIDRVAGS
- a CDS encoding DUF2125 domain-containing protein, with the protein product MDAGPKRNLKIRYILLAAAVLVTILLWSGAWFYMRGVLREQIDHQIARLGQTGQTISCSDMPIGGFPFRFEVSCAEPAFADSRGRTTDFNALRTVALVYNPWHVIAEAAGPARFEDPLTGLTGEAHWESARSSVIYSTSSIEQVDVVIENVSLALAGSRPEAGLLADGASFHLRPLPGALETLEVFVSLNRADSDLLPSLPEPLDAKLHLQLEDGMTLLQGAPIDSLRRSSDGSLPFRLAWASIGNQEMAVTATGDLVLDRDGRLSGKVDLSLAGVDQLAMFVASIFPEAAPSLDAMRGAALSFGQRTADENGRSMIRLPLNLRDGQVNLGFLPLGVLPPISFGGR